The DNA sequence TGAAAGAGGTCGTGATTGTTTCTGCATGTCGAACGGCTATAGGCGCATTCGGCGGAAGTTTGAGGGACAGCAATGCTGCTGTTTTAGCCCAAATTACCATGAGAGAGGCGGTGAAAAGAGCCGGCATAGATGCTGAAATTATAGATGACATACGATACGGCTGTTGCATGGAACCGGTGGACGCCCTTAACGTCACCCGCGTGGGGGCACTTCTTGCCGGTTTTCCGGACACCATTCCAGCGGTAACAATTAACCGTGTTTGCATATCCTCAATGGAGGCGGTCATCTCCGGCATGGCGATGATCCAGGCAGGTATGGCAGATGTGATCCTTGCAGGTGGTGTGGAGCACATGTCCGGAGCACCCTACACCGTTCCTGGCGCAAGATGGGGCTGCCGGCTCCAGGATAGCGTATTTGTCGATTCCATGATCCACGCCCTTCACTGCGGATCACACATTATCCCTCACCCTGAAGACGGACCGGTAGACGCGGACGACCCCCCTTTAAGTTTTTTCAAGGGAAAGCCCTACATTATGGGACATACTGCTGAATTTATCGCCCAGCACATGGATATCTCCAGAGAAGAGATGGATGAAGTTGCCTTAAGGAGTCAGAACAGTGCGGAAAGGGCAACAAACGACGGTTCCTTCAGAGATGAAATAGTACCCATGGAAATCCCGGTAAAAAAGAAAGACCCCATCGTGTTTGACAAAGACGAACATTTCAGGCCGGGTTTAACCATGGCACAGCTTGCCAAGCTTCCGCCGGCCTTTCTGCCCAAAATCGGCAAGGTGACTGCAGGAAATTCCAGCGGTATCAATGACGGATCTGCGGGCATGGTAATCATGTCTGCGGAAAAGGCGAAATCTCTGGGAATTCATCCGCTGGCCAGAATAAAGGCGGTGGGAAGGGGTGCGTGCCATCCTTCAGTTATGGGGCTTTCTCCTGTGCCTGCGGTAAAGGATCTTTTTACCAGGAGCCGTTTAAAAATGGAAGATTTTGAACTCATAGAGCTCAATGAGGCCTTTGCTGCTCAATACATCGGCTGCGAAAGGGATCTCAACCTAAACAGAGAGATCACCAATGTAAACGGGTCCGGAATCGGTCTGGGCCATCCTGTGGGTGCAACAGGCGCCAGGATTATGGTGACTCTAATACATGCCATGAAAAAAAGAGGTAAAACTCTCGGTCTTGCCACCCTTTGCGGCGGCGGGGGTGTATCGATGGCTTGTGCATTAGAGATTGTATAAAAGTATGGGTGATACATTCATAAGATCGAATTTTTAAACAATCCAAATTAACAAAAAGAGGTGTAAGATGATCGTAGGAATCTTAAAAGAAATCAAGGCTGAAGAAAACCGTGTCTCCATGACACCGGCAGGAGCGGAAGTGATAAAACAAAATGGGCATACGGTTTTGGTGGAAAAAACAGCAGGTATGGGAAGTGGTTATGAAGACAACGCATACCTCCAAATCGGAGCGGAGCTAATCGATACGCCGGAAGACATTTATAAGCGTGCCGATATGGTGATGCATGTTAAAGAACCCCTGCCTCCGGAGTATGATCTTATCAGAGAAAATCAGATCGTTTTTACCTATCTTCATCTGGCAGCAGCGGAAGAACTGACCCATGCGCTAATTAAGAGTAAAAGCGTCAATATTGCCTATGAAACCATACAGAAAGAAGACGGGTCCCTACCCCTGCTCACCCCCATGAGCGAAGTGGCCGGTCGTATGGCAATCCAGCAGGGAGCAAAGTACCTTGAAATGGCACATGGCGGGAGAGGCCTTCTCTTGGGCGGTGTTCCCGGAGTCAATCCAGGGACGGTATTGGTGATCGGCGGTGGAGTGGTCGGAACCAATGCCGCCAAGATGGCCTGCGGCATAGGTGCCAAGGTTTACATCCTCGACTTCAACCTTGACCGGTTGCGCTATCTTAGCGATATCATGCCGGCCAACTGTTTTCCTTTAATGTCAAGTCCGGCTACTATCCGAAAACTGGTTAAAGAATCCGACGTTGTGGTAGGTGCTGTCCTTATTCCAGGGGCAAAAGCGCCGAGACTGATCACCAAAGAAATGCTGAAAACCATGAAAAAGGGGGCTGTAGTCGTGGATGTGGCTATAGATCAGGGGGGATGCTTTGAAACATCAAAGGCAACCACGCACTCGGATCCGATCTATACGGTAGACGGCATTATTCACTATTGCGTTGCCAATATGCCGGGGGCGGTACCCAAAACATCCACCAATGCGCTGACAAATGCCACATTACCCTATGCCGTTGAAATAGCAAACAAGGGCTGGAAAAAAGCGATACAGGAAAATGCGGAGATCAAACCCGGCGTAAATGTTGCCATGGGTAAAGTGGTTTACCAAGGGGTTGCGGATGCATTTGGCCTTAAGTGTACTCCTGTTGATGATTTGTTATAGACGCTAGGCCATATCATATTGACATGTTGTTATTTCTTTCAGCCGGCATGTTGTTTCTATACTTCAACATTATGTCACCAGTGACGTGTTCCGGGTTGTAAGCTGTTCGTGGGGAATAATTCTTTTTAATACCACTAACACGAAATTCCCCACCGGCAACATGGACACAGCCATTGTCTTTGGAGGTATTTTTTTTTGGAATCTCCCATTGTTTGGGCAGAAGTTGATCTGAATGCCATCGATCATAATGTACGTGAGCTAAGGCGTATGACCAACCCTTCCGCTCGCCTGATGGTTGCCGTAAAAGCGAATGCATACGGACATGGCATTATTGAAGTGGCCAGGCAGGTACTGAAAAATGGGGCAGATGCGCTTGGGGTGGCAAGAGTTGGCGAGGGAATTCGGATTAGAGAGGCCGGCATAGATGCCCCTGTTCTGGTTTTTGGATACTCGCCGCCATCTGAAGCAGCCAGGTTATATGAGTTTGACCTGATCCAGACCGTCTATTCCTATGAAACAGCTCGGGCACTTTCCGACACGTCCTCTTCTCAGGATATTAGAAACAAGATTCATCTTAAAGTGGATACCGGCATGGGAAGACTAGGACTCCTGCCGGACAGCCGTCGCGCCGCTCCTGCTGACAGCGCGGTTGAAGAGGTTAAATCCATCGCTGGGCTTTCCGGTCTTAAACTGGAAGGAATATTTACTCACTTTGCCACCGCCGACTGGTCCGACAAGTCATATGCTGAACAACAGTTTCAGATTTTTGTAAAATTTTTAGACCAGCTTCACCAGGAAGGAATAAAATTCAGTGTAAGACATGCAGCCAACAGCGGTGCGATTATAGACATGCCGCAAACCCATCTTGACATGGTGAGGGCGGGCATCTCCATTTATGGTCTCTATCCGTCTGATGAGATAGATAAAAACCGAATAAAACTTCTGCCCGCCATGTCTTTAAAAGCAAAGATTATTCACCTGAAGAAAGTACCTGCCGGCTTTATGGTCAGCTACGGCATTACCCATGAAACCAAAAAACCGACCACCATTGCCACCATACCCATCGGTTATGGGGACGGATTCAGCCGTCTGATGTCATCTAACGGTCATATGCTTGTACACGGGCAAAGGGCCCCCATTATTGGCCGCGTGTGCATGGACCTTACCATGATTGATGTCGGACATATCCCGGAAGTTGAAATCGAAGATGAGGCGGTTGTTTTCGGCCGACAGGGGAACGCATTTATTTCAGCCGATGAGATTGCAAGTTTTACTGACACCATCAACTATGAGGTGGTCACCCGGATATCGAATCGTGTACCAAGGATGTATTTGAATCGTTAACCAGACAATGGATCGGGGAGTTTCTCATAAATGGCCTTTTTTGTAAACCATTTGAGCTTTAATGATTGTTAGTGGTTCGTCCGGAGAAGCGCCCATTTGCCCGTATCAGCCTTAACAAATAAGACCAGCACTCTGTACACGCCCCCTATCTTCTCAGTTAAATCCATACAGGCAGAGACGATCAACGCTGCCGTGGGGTTCTGTTCTATGGGGCTGGTTCAAATCGAATCTCAGCGAGATAGCTGCCGTACGCCAGTTTCTCGAAATGATTGTTAAGGCTGATACGGGCAAATGGGCGCTTCTCCGGACGAACTGAGTAGAGATTGAAATAGTCCCCGACCCCTCAACCAGTTAAGATGATATTTTTTTTATGATTGCAGAAAATCCTTCACTCTTATTGTGATATCTTCTGTCTGATCCGGTTCTTTCCACACAATCTCAGAATCTGCATTGAACCAGGTCATTTGGCGCTTCGCATATCTTCTTGTGTCTCTCTTCAGCGTCCTTAAAGCCTCGTCCCACGAAAGACGTCCTTTGAGAAAGTCTGCCATATGTCTGTAGCCGATGGACTGCATGGATTTGAGGTTTTCCGCATAGCCCCTGTTGAGAAGATCCTTGACCTCATCCACAAGCCCTTTTTCTATCATTGCATCGACTCTTTGGTTTATTCGATCATAAAGTGCCTTTCTTTCCGTTTTCAAGCCGATTTTAATCACCCGGTATCGTTTATCCGTAAAACCGTGATCTTGCTGGTGCTTTGAAATCGTTTTCCCGGTTGCTTCAACCATTTCAAGTGCCCTTACTATTCTGTATGTGTCATTGGGATGAATTCTATCCGACGCATCCGGATCGCATGCGGCCAACCTGTTATGGAGGAAGGCGGTTCCGAATATGGCAGCCTCTTGGTTTAATCTTTTGCGTATGTTCAGGTCCACAGTTCGGGCATCGAAAAGGCCATGGGTGAGAGCCTTTATATATAGCCCGGTACCTCCGACAACCAGCGGGGCAATACCACGGGTATGTAGTTCTGCTATCTTTTCATGGGCTCTGTGGGTGAATTTTGCCGCATCAAAATTTTCATCCGGATCAACGATATCTATTATATGATGACGAACCTGACTTTGTTCCTCCGGAGTTGGTTTAGCGGTACCGATATCCATATAATTGTAGATTTGCATTGAATCTGCGCTGACTATTTCACCGTTCACCTCCCGGGCAATTTTAATCGCAACAGATGTCTTACCGATTCCCGTGGGACCACATATAATAATCACTTCTGGTTTTATCTCGGTTGAATTCATTTTTTTGGTCTTTTCGTTTCCTGGTAATCTTTTTCACCTGCCTTTTCTCAACACAAAGGCGTTAAAAAGACAAAGAAAAAATAAAAGATCTCCATATTAAAAGAATTTTATTCGATGGACCCACCTAAATCAAAATGATAAATGGGGGATTGAAGAAAAGTTACAATTATGATTTCGGTTAATTAAAGCCCAATTGATCCATCGCAAAGCCGATGCTTATTCAAAAAAAATTCACTATAACTTTAAGTTTTATTGACAAGTTATAAATCGGCATATATTAGAATTCATTTTAATCTTAATTTCAAAACAGCCCAAAGTTTTCCAGCGAACCTCAGATCATGGTTCGAGAAAGCCTAAGGAATTCATAACCCCTTTTCCCGATCGGGTCAAAGACAAGATTTTTTCTTGGCTCATGCCTGTGCGAGATTGATGGTTTGGCTGATAAAATAATTATGTCATATTCATAAGATTAAAGTGAACCATTGGTGTTTGATCTAATTTAACAAAGGAAATTAATTAAGATGGCAAAAAAAGTAACAGGATCGGTAATGGTTGTAGGCGGAGGTATTGCCGGTATGCAGTCGGCACTTGATTTAGCCAATTCCGGGTATTATGTTCACCTGGTAGAAGAATCTCCGTCCATTGGCGGGGTAATGGCTCAGCTTGACAAGACATTTCCCACCAATGACTGTGCCATGTGAATTATCTCGCCAATACTGGTCGAGGTCGGCCGGCATTTAAACATCGAACTTCATACCTGTTCAAGTATAGAAAAGATCGAAGGTGAAAAGGGCAATTTTCAAATCACCCTTACCAAAGCACCGCGTTTTGTGGATTCGGATAAATGCACCGCTTGCGGTGATTGTACGGAAGTCTGTCCGGTGGAACTGTCCAGCGAATATGACGAGGGTTTGGGCGACAGAAAGGCTATTTATAAAAAATATGCCCAGGCCATTCCCGGTGGATTTGCCGTACAGAAGACGGATAAGGCTCCCTGCCGTTTGGCCTGCCCTGCGGGTTTGAATGTTCAGGGGTATGTCCAGATGGTGGGACAGGGGAAATATAAACAGGCGCTTGAAATTATAATGAATGACCTGCCGCTGCCGGGGGTACTTGGCAGAATTTGTCCCCATGGCTGCGAAGACGCCTGCCGCAGGTGTGAGGTGGATGAACCGGTTGCCATCCGCGACCTCAAACGATTGGCTGCGGATCAATTTGATCCTCGGGACATAGAAGTCAAATGCCTGCCGACCAGAAAAGAAAAGGTGGCCATTATTGGGTCCGGTCCT is a window from the Thermodesulfobacteriota bacterium genome containing:
- the alr gene encoding alanine racemase, whose product is MESPIVWAEVDLNAIDHNVRELRRMTNPSARLMVAVKANAYGHGIIEVARQVLKNGADALGVARVGEGIRIREAGIDAPVLVFGYSPPSEAARLYEFDLIQTVYSYETARALSDTSSSQDIRNKIHLKVDTGMGRLGLLPDSRRAAPADSAVEEVKSIAGLSGLKLEGIFTHFATADWSDKSYAEQQFQIFVKFLDQLHQEGIKFSVRHAANSGAIIDMPQTHLDMVRAGISIYGLYPSDEIDKNRIKLLPAMSLKAKIIHLKKVPAGFMVSYGITHETKKPTTIATIPIGYGDGFSRLMSSNGHMLVHGQRAPIIGRVCMDLTMIDVGHIPEVEIEDEAVVFGRQGNAFISADEIASFTDTINYEVVTRISNRVPRMYLNR
- a CDS encoding acetyl-CoA C-acyltransferase — translated: MKEVVIVSACRTAIGAFGGSLRDSNAAVLAQITMREAVKRAGIDAEIIDDIRYGCCMEPVDALNVTRVGALLAGFPDTIPAVTINRVCISSMEAVISGMAMIQAGMADVILAGGVEHMSGAPYTVPGARWGCRLQDSVFVDSMIHALHCGSHIIPHPEDGPVDADDPPLSFFKGKPYIMGHTAEFIAQHMDISREEMDEVALRSQNSAERATNDGSFRDEIVPMEIPVKKKDPIVFDKDEHFRPGLTMAQLAKLPPAFLPKIGKVTAGNSSGINDGSAGMVIMSAEKAKSLGIHPLARIKAVGRGACHPSVMGLSPVPAVKDLFTRSRLKMEDFELIELNEAFAAQYIGCERDLNLNREITNVNGSGIGLGHPVGATGARIMVTLIHAMKKRGKTLGLATLCGGGGVSMACALEIV
- the ald gene encoding alanine dehydrogenase → MIVGILKEIKAEENRVSMTPAGAEVIKQNGHTVLVEKTAGMGSGYEDNAYLQIGAELIDTPEDIYKRADMVMHVKEPLPPEYDLIRENQIVFTYLHLAAAEELTHALIKSKSVNIAYETIQKEDGSLPLLTPMSEVAGRMAIQQGAKYLEMAHGGRGLLLGGVPGVNPGTVLVIGGGVVGTNAAKMACGIGAKVYILDFNLDRLRYLSDIMPANCFPLMSSPATIRKLVKESDVVVGAVLIPGAKAPRLITKEMLKTMKKGAVVVDVAIDQGGCFETSKATTHSDPIYTVDGIIHYCVANMPGAVPKTSTNALTNATLPYAVEIANKGWKKAIQENAEIKPGVNVAMGKVVYQGVADAFGLKCTPVDDLL
- the miaA gene encoding tRNA (adenosine(37)-N6)-dimethylallyltransferase MiaA — protein: MNSTEIKPEVIIICGPTGIGKTSVAIKIAREVNGEIVSADSMQIYNYMDIGTAKPTPEEQSQVRHHIIDIVDPDENFDAAKFTHRAHEKIAELHTRGIAPLVVGGTGLYIKALTHGLFDARTVDLNIRKRLNQEAAIFGTAFLHNRLAACDPDASDRIHPNDTYRIVRALEMVEATGKTISKHQQDHGFTDKRYRVIKIGLKTERKALYDRINQRVDAMIEKGLVDEVKDLLNRGYAENLKSMQSIGYRHMADFLKGRLSWDEALRTLKRDTRRYAKRQMTWFNADSEIVWKEPDQTEDITIRVKDFLQS